In a genomic window of Streptomyces pristinaespiralis:
- a CDS encoding ATP-binding SpoIIE family protein phosphatase — MSTSGHIVNTGSERPEDSALLVLDHDGRVLACTGGAVELTGLSAAELEGRTVEELLTDPGVWSSLRNHDAGGHSRSVRTALLHAEGSRRVQLDLLPVDGPLAARYLMRLVPAVVADRRDENDALLRALFSQSGIGLAVYDSELRLIRGISLPSDPRPSALLAGRRLGELLVPEDAASLEERLHRVVATGEPLIDFVTSARLGQAPERDRTVSLSALRMAGRDGLARGVAVTFTDVTEQERERSRSSLVATAASALGRSLEVGRNTQVLADLLVPAFADLACVDITEALLVGEEPGEFVTGAPLRRVSAVASGGEWPDQLYQQGSVIRVKTYESDRLRGGSAVIVPDLDDLRPRIAEDPERQRLVLAPGAASYMVVPLQARGHVLGAVSLWRSRDRAPFDARDAAVGEDICSRAALAIDDARRYTRERRTAESLQRSLLPRPVLKVTAAETAGVYVPGRTLAGTGGSWFDVITLSSSRVAFVVGNLRGHGLNAAAAMGSLRTAVRTLADLDPPPDELLTHLDDLVVRLADDEQPGEPEGTVRGATCLYAVYDPVSARALMASAGHAAPVLARSSGETGPVDMMPGPALGLEGAPFEPVEVELTPGDLLAFTAGSLSDAPAAGTGHVIDHLREVRGSGSGDAAAVSEIARDMLVPFLAHPPDDDAALLLARVSVSPEGSVVAWEFPADVRIVSEARALVTERLTVWGLDELVFTTELIVSELLTNAIRYAGGPVRVRLIRDQRLVCEVSDPSETQPHLRRARLTDEGGRGLFLIAQLAHRWGSRNTAAGKTIWTEQLLP, encoded by the coding sequence GTGAGCACCAGCGGCCACATCGTGAACACGGGGTCCGAGCGGCCGGAGGATTCGGCGCTGCTCGTGCTCGATCACGACGGACGGGTGCTCGCCTGCACCGGCGGCGCCGTGGAGTTGACCGGCCTTTCCGCCGCTGAGCTCGAAGGACGCACCGTCGAGGAGCTGCTGACGGACCCCGGTGTCTGGTCCTCGCTGCGGAACCACGACGCCGGCGGGCACTCCCGCTCGGTGCGGACGGCCCTGCTGCACGCGGAGGGTTCCCGGCGGGTTCAGCTCGACCTGCTTCCGGTGGACGGCCCTCTGGCCGCCCGGTACCTGATGCGGCTCGTGCCCGCCGTCGTCGCCGACCGCCGGGATGAGAACGATGCGCTGCTCCGGGCGCTCTTCTCACAGAGCGGCATCGGTCTCGCCGTCTACGACAGCGAGCTGCGGCTCATCAGAGGCATCTCACTGCCGAGCGACCCGCGCCCCTCCGCCCTCCTCGCCGGCCGCCGGCTCGGCGAGCTGCTGGTGCCGGAGGACGCGGCGTCCCTGGAGGAACGCCTGCACCGGGTCGTGGCCACCGGCGAGCCGCTGATCGACTTCGTCACCAGCGCCCGGCTCGGCCAGGCGCCCGAACGCGACCGGACCGTCTCCCTCTCGGCCCTGCGCATGGCCGGCCGCGACGGCCTGGCCCGCGGTGTCGCGGTGACCTTCACGGACGTGACCGAGCAGGAACGGGAACGGAGCCGCTCGTCACTGGTGGCCACGGCCGCCTCCGCGCTGGGCCGCTCCCTGGAGGTCGGCCGCAACACGCAGGTGCTCGCCGACCTGCTGGTGCCCGCCTTCGCCGACCTGGCCTGCGTGGACATCACGGAGGCCCTGCTCGTCGGGGAGGAGCCCGGGGAGTTCGTCACCGGCGCACCGCTGCGCCGGGTCTCCGCCGTCGCGAGCGGAGGCGAGTGGCCGGACCAGCTGTATCAGCAGGGCTCCGTCATCCGGGTCAAGACCTACGAGAGCGACCGGCTGCGCGGAGGTTCCGCCGTCATCGTGCCCGACCTCGACGACCTGCGGCCCAGGATCGCCGAGGACCCGGAACGGCAGCGGCTGGTGCTGGCGCCCGGCGCCGCCTCGTACATGGTCGTGCCGCTGCAGGCACGCGGCCACGTCCTGGGCGCGGTGTCGCTGTGGCGTTCGCGGGACAGGGCGCCGTTCGACGCACGGGACGCCGCGGTCGGGGAGGACATCTGCTCCCGCGCGGCCCTCGCCATCGACGACGCCCGCCGCTACACCCGCGAACGCCGTACGGCGGAGAGCCTGCAGCGCAGCCTGCTGCCCCGGCCGGTGCTCAAGGTGACCGCGGCGGAGACCGCCGGCGTCTATGTGCCGGGCAGGACACTGGCCGGCACGGGCGGCAGCTGGTTCGACGTCATCACCCTGTCCTCGAGCCGGGTGGCGTTCGTGGTCGGGAACCTGCGGGGGCACGGCCTCAACGCCGCTGCCGCGATGGGCAGTCTGCGCACGGCGGTGCGCACCCTCGCCGACCTCGACCCGCCGCCCGACGAACTGCTCACCCATCTGGACGACCTCGTGGTGCGGCTCGCCGACGACGAGCAGCCGGGCGAGCCAGAGGGGACCGTCCGAGGCGCCACCTGCCTTTACGCCGTCTACGACCCCGTCAGCGCCCGCGCGCTGATGGCCAGCGCGGGGCACGCGGCGCCCGTGCTGGCCCGCTCCTCCGGTGAGACCGGCCCCGTGGACATGATGCCCGGCCCGGCGCTCGGGCTCGAGGGCGCTCCCTTCGAACCGGTGGAGGTGGAGCTCACGCCAGGCGATCTGCTGGCGTTCACCGCGGGGTCGCTCTCCGACGCGCCCGCGGCCGGCACCGGTCATGTGATCGACCATCTGCGGGAGGTCAGGGGCTCGGGCTCGGGCGACGCGGCCGCCGTGTCCGAGATCGCGCGGGACATGCTGGTCCCCTTCCTGGCGCACCCGCCGGACGACGACGCGGCGCTGCTGCTCGCGCGGGTGTCCGTGTCGCCCGAAGGCTCGGTCGTCGCCTGGGAGTTCCCGGCCGACGTGCGGATCGTGTCCGAGGCGCGGGCGCTGGTGACCGAGCGGCTCACCGTATGGGGGCTCGACGAGCTGGTGTTCACCACCGAGCTGATCGTCAGCGAACTCCTCACCAACGCGATCCGTTACGCCGGCGGCCCGGTGCGCGTGCGGCTCATCAGGGACCAGCGGCTGGTGTGCGAGGTCTCCGACCCGAGCGAGACCCAGCCCCATCTGCGCCGGGCACGGCTGACCGACGAGGGCGGACGCGGTCTGTTCCTGATCGCCCAGCTCGCGCACCGGTGGGGGAGCAGGAACACCGCCGCCGGCAAGACGATCTGGACCGAGCAGCTGCTGCCTTGA
- a CDS encoding DUF3048 domain-containing protein, with protein sequence MNVKRGRRDDGSGRRARTGAVVATLAAALSVSLFGCTGTEPGPDETSTSAAESGTSYFTGLPARQGPVLAVKIDNVRAARPHTGLGAADIVYVEQVESGLSRILAVFSSRLPPQIGPVRSARESDLELLRQFGRPALAYSGAQSSLRPLIKSAPVAALPQGEAPDAYVRSGDRSAPHNLYLRPERALAAARDVSDASDIGMRFGAAPGGGRPLEEHTVRYPSARYTFSWSPEQKRWLVAMDGSAARTTDGGRLEASTVVVQHTEVRPSSFRDRSGSVSPYTETVGSGTALVLRDGRAYDARWQRASAEGDTVFTDAAGDRLDFAPGQVWVLLTGR encoded by the coding sequence ATGAACGTGAAACGCGGACGCAGGGACGACGGCAGTGGCCGGCGGGCACGGACCGGTGCCGTGGTGGCCACGCTGGCCGCCGCCCTCAGCGTGTCGCTCTTCGGTTGCACCGGCACGGAGCCCGGCCCCGACGAGACCTCCACGTCCGCCGCGGAGAGCGGGACGTCGTACTTCACCGGGCTGCCGGCCCGGCAGGGCCCGGTGCTCGCCGTCAAGATCGACAACGTCCGTGCGGCGCGTCCGCACACCGGTCTCGGGGCCGCCGACATCGTCTACGTCGAGCAGGTCGAGTCGGGTCTCAGCCGGATACTGGCCGTCTTCTCCTCCCGCCTGCCGCCGCAGATCGGCCCGGTGCGCAGTGCGCGGGAGTCCGATCTCGAGCTGCTGCGGCAGTTCGGCAGGCCCGCGCTCGCGTACTCCGGCGCGCAGTCCTCGCTGCGGCCGCTGATCAAGTCGGCACCCGTCGCCGCGCTGCCGCAGGGGGAGGCGCCCGACGCCTACGTCCGCTCGGGCGACCGCTCGGCGCCGCACAACCTCTACCTGCGGCCCGAGCGGGCCCTCGCCGCCGCCCGTGACGTGAGCGACGCGTCGGACATCGGGATGCGCTTCGGCGCCGCTCCCGGGGGCGGCCGCCCGCTCGAGGAGCACACCGTGCGCTATCCCTCGGCCCGCTACACCTTCAGCTGGTCACCGGAGCAGAAGCGGTGGCTGGTCGCGATGGACGGGTCCGCCGCGCGGACCACCGACGGGGGGCGGCTCGAGGCCTCGACGGTCGTCGTGCAGCACACGGAGGTCCGGCCCTCCAGCTTCCGCGACCGGTCCGGCAGTGTGTCGCCGTACACGGAGACGGTCGGCTCCGGCACGGCGCTGGTGCTGCGCGACGGCCGTGCCTACGACGCCCGCTGGCAGCGGGCGAGCGCGGAGGGGGACACCGTCTTCACCGACGCGGCCGGTGACCGGCTCGACTTCGCCCCCGGCCAGGTGTGGGTGCTGCTCACCGGCCGCTGA
- a CDS encoding Tm-1-like ATP-binding domain-containing protein yields MATVVLVGTLDTKGVEYGWLRERLLAAGVEVLVVDAGVVGEPRIEADVPRSEVARAAGADLAELRAAADRGTAVTAMARGAAASVLRLYEEGRLHAVLAVGGSGGTSIATRAMRGLPLGVPKLMVSSMAAGDVSPYVGAADITMMYSIVDIAGVNSVLAPVLANAADAAAGMAKGFAAHPRALLPAELAAGGRPLIAASMAGVTTAGVDAARERLTGLGYEVLVFHVSGAGGRTLESLAGQGLFAGVLDLTLSELADDLVGGILTAGPDRLSAAGRRGTPQVVSLGALDMVKFGPPDTLPGHLRGRDVQVHNPSITVVRTTAEECAELGRRVAAKLRAATGPAEVCVPLRGLSTLGAPGGPYHDPALDEALFAALRDGLSGSAVEVVEYDTHINSPAFGRAAADRLHRLITARGTPAGRA; encoded by the coding sequence ATGGCGACAGTTGTACTGGTGGGCACGCTGGACACCAAGGGTGTGGAGTACGGCTGGCTGCGTGAGCGGCTGCTGGCCGCCGGCGTCGAGGTGCTGGTCGTCGACGCCGGCGTGGTGGGCGAGCCGCGGATCGAGGCCGACGTGCCTCGCTCCGAGGTGGCCCGCGCGGCCGGCGCCGACCTGGCGGAGCTCCGGGCGGCGGCGGACCGCGGCACCGCCGTGACGGCCATGGCCCGCGGGGCCGCCGCGAGCGTGCTGCGGCTGTACGAGGAGGGCCGGCTGCACGCCGTCCTCGCCGTAGGCGGCAGTGGCGGAACGTCCATAGCGACCCGCGCGATGCGGGGACTGCCGCTGGGCGTACCGAAGTTGATGGTCTCCTCGATGGCCGCCGGTGATGTGTCGCCCTATGTCGGGGCCGCCGACATCACCATGATGTACAGCATCGTCGACATCGCCGGCGTCAACAGCGTCCTGGCCCCGGTGCTGGCGAACGCGGCGGACGCGGCGGCCGGCATGGCGAAGGGTTTCGCGGCACACCCGAGGGCGCTGCTCCCCGCCGAGCTCGCGGCGGGCGGCAGACCGCTGATAGCGGCGAGCATGGCGGGCGTGACGACCGCCGGCGTCGACGCGGCCCGCGAACGGCTGACCGGGCTGGGCTACGAGGTGCTGGTGTTCCACGTCAGCGGGGCCGGCGGCCGGACGCTGGAGTCACTGGCCGGACAGGGCCTGTTCGCGGGCGTTCTGGACCTGACGCTGAGCGAGCTCGCCGACGACCTGGTCGGCGGGATCCTGACGGCGGGACCGGACCGGCTGAGCGCCGCCGGGCGCCGGGGCACACCGCAGGTGGTGAGCCTGGGGGCCCTCGACATGGTGAAGTTCGGTCCCCCCGACACCCTCCCCGGCCATCTGCGCGGACGCGATGTACAGGTGCACAACCCGTCGATCACCGTGGTCCGCACGACGGCGGAGGAGTGTGCGGAGCTCGGCCGCCGCGTCGCCGCCAAGCTACGGGCGGCCACCGGCCCCGCCGAGGTGTGCGTACCGCTGCGGGGCCTGTCGACGCTCGGCGCGCCGGGCGGTCCGTACCACGACCCGGCCCTGGACGAGGCGCTGTTCGCCGCCCTGCGCGACGGTCTATCCGGCAGCGCCGTCGAAGTCGTCGAGTACGACACGCACATCAACAGCCCGGCTTTCGGCCGGGCCGCGGCGGACCGCCTGCACCGCCTGATCACCGCGCGCGGTACTCCGGCCGGCCGCGCCTGA
- a CDS encoding LacI family DNA-binding transcriptional regulator: MRPADVQSRPEDPSSDETVEGGATLAEIARAAGVSAPTVSKVLNGRADVAAATRTRVEELLRRHGYRRRRGASQQSRMIDLVFHELESSWAMEVIRGVENVAREEGLSLVLSESAGRLMPGQTWVDGVLARRPAGVILVLSDLDPAQRAQLTSRDIPFVVVDPAGDPGDDVPSVGATNWQGGLAATRHLLELGHRRIGVIGGPSRMMCSRARIDGYRSALESAGVPVDAELVREGDFHHEAGYAAGLELLRLPQPPTAVFTGNDLQALGLYEAARELGVRIPEDLSVVGFDDLPLARWVGPPLTTVRQPLTEMAEAAARLVLDLGRGRRPAASRIDLATSLVVRNSTAPPAG, from the coding sequence ATGAGACCCGCAGACGTGCAGTCCCGACCGGAGGATCCGTCCTCGGACGAAACGGTCGAGGGCGGTGCCACACTGGCCGAGATCGCCCGCGCGGCCGGCGTGTCAGCTCCGACAGTTTCGAAAGTCCTCAACGGGCGGGCCGATGTCGCCGCAGCCACCCGCACCCGGGTGGAGGAGCTGCTGCGCCGCCACGGCTACCGCCGGCGGCGCGGCGCCTCGCAGCAGTCCCGGATGATCGACCTCGTCTTCCACGAGCTGGAGAGCTCCTGGGCCATGGAGGTCATCCGCGGCGTGGAGAACGTGGCACGCGAGGAGGGCCTGTCCCTGGTCCTCTCGGAGAGCGCCGGGCGGCTCATGCCCGGCCAGACCTGGGTGGACGGGGTGCTCGCCCGCCGTCCCGCCGGGGTGATCCTGGTGCTCTCCGACCTCGACCCGGCCCAGCGCGCCCAGCTGACCAGCCGCGACATCCCGTTCGTGGTGGTGGACCCGGCGGGCGACCCGGGTGACGACGTGCCCTCGGTCGGCGCGACCAACTGGCAGGGCGGTCTCGCCGCCACCCGCCATCTGCTCGAGCTCGGTCACCGCCGCATCGGTGTGATCGGCGGCCCGTCCCGGATGATGTGCAGCCGCGCCCGCATCGACGGCTACCGCTCCGCGCTCGAGAGCGCGGGCGTGCCCGTCGACGCGGAGCTGGTGCGGGAGGGCGACTTCCACCACGAGGCCGGTTACGCCGCCGGTCTGGAACTGCTGCGGCTGCCACAGCCGCCGACCGCCGTCTTCACCGGCAACGACCTCCAGGCCCTCGGTCTCTACGAGGCCGCCCGGGAGCTCGGCGTCCGGATCCCCGAGGACCTGAGCGTCGTGGGCTTCGACGATCTGCCGCTCGCCCGCTGGGTGGGTCCGCCGCTGACCACCGTGCGGCAGCCGCTGACGGAGATGGCGGAGGCCGCCGCACGGCTGGTGCTCGACCTCGGCCGCGGCCGCCGTCCGGCCGCGTCCCGGATCGACCTGGCGACCAGCCTGGTGGTCCGCAACAGCACGGCACCGCCCGCCGGCTGA
- a CDS encoding ABC transporter substrate-binding protein, which translates to MAAVLAGCGSGSGTGAAEGTLTAYVYGDDAVKVQQAAVDEFNKTSDVKVKLVSVPGAEYVNKLRTAMGSPNAPDVFFNWGGGSIKPYVDAGQLVDLSPHFQKDETLRRGFLPSIVEAGSLDGKVYGVPMRGMQPVMLFYNKSLFAENNLQPPKTWDDLQKAISTFKAKKITPFALGGTDAWTQLMWLEYLLDRIGGPEVFKKIQNGDSSAWGDPAVLKAAQTTRQLIDDGAFGKNFNSVSYSKGGAPALFAQGKAAMHLMGSWEYSTQLGKAPDFAKKDLAWTAFPTVAGGTGDPGNVVGNPTNYWSVNARTKHKDAAIDFLKSMASKEYSKALVDNGDIPTTANASQLLQTSPNPGFAEFQYKMVQLAPSFTLSWDQALEASKATPMLTEINKLFAGKSTPEQFVEALKALK; encoded by the coding sequence ATGGCCGCGGTCCTCGCCGGCTGCGGCTCCGGCAGCGGCACCGGCGCCGCCGAGGGCACCCTCACCGCCTACGTCTACGGCGACGACGCGGTGAAGGTGCAGCAGGCGGCCGTCGACGAGTTCAACAAGACGTCGGACGTGAAGGTCAAGCTCGTCTCGGTCCCCGGCGCCGAGTACGTCAACAAGCTCCGCACCGCCATGGGCTCGCCCAACGCCCCGGACGTCTTCTTCAACTGGGGCGGCGGCTCCATCAAGCCGTACGTGGACGCCGGCCAGCTCGTCGACCTCTCCCCGCACTTCCAGAAGGACGAGACCCTGCGGCGCGGGTTCCTGCCGTCCATCGTCGAAGCGGGCAGTCTCGACGGCAAGGTCTACGGCGTGCCCATGCGCGGCATGCAGCCGGTGATGCTCTTCTACAACAAGTCCCTGTTCGCCGAGAACAACCTCCAGCCGCCGAAGACCTGGGACGACCTGCAGAAGGCCATCAGCACCTTCAAGGCGAAGAAGATCACCCCGTTCGCGCTCGGCGGCACCGACGCCTGGACCCAGCTCATGTGGCTCGAGTACCTGCTCGACCGCATCGGCGGCCCCGAGGTCTTCAAGAAGATCCAGAACGGTGACTCCTCCGCCTGGGGCGACCCGGCGGTCCTCAAGGCCGCCCAGACGACCCGGCAGCTGATCGACGACGGAGCCTTCGGCAAGAACTTCAACTCGGTCTCCTACTCCAAGGGAGGCGCCCCCGCACTCTTCGCCCAGGGCAAGGCCGCGATGCACCTGATGGGCTCGTGGGAGTACTCGACCCAGCTGGGCAAGGCCCCCGACTTCGCCAAGAAGGACCTCGCCTGGACCGCGTTCCCGACCGTGGCCGGCGGCACCGGTGACCCGGGCAACGTGGTGGGCAACCCCACCAACTACTGGTCGGTCAACGCACGCACCAAGCACAAGGACGCCGCGATCGACTTCCTGAAGTCGATGGCGTCCAAGGAGTACTCGAAGGCCCTCGTCGACAACGGCGACATCCCCACCACGGCCAACGCCTCCCAGCTGCTCCAGACCTCGCCCAACCCCGGGTTCGCCGAGTTCCAGTACAAGATGGTCCAGCTGGCCCCGAGCTTCACGCTCTCCTGGGACCAGGCGCTGGAGGCGAGCAAGGCCACCCCGATGCTCACCGAGATCAACAAGCTGTTCGCGGGCAAGTCCACGCCCGAGCAGTTCGTCGAGGCCCTGAAGGCGCTCAAGTAA
- a CDS encoding carbohydrate ABC transporter permease: MTEVSTPLEKQRSRAAAATKRGRRTAAGQGFGRPSVTWALPGIIFFGLFAIVPMALAVYLSFCSWDGLTSPTLVGLDNWTRLFKDPEFRQAGWLSLLLTVISWAFQTPIALMLGVWAAGRQRNRAVLSAIFFVPLLLSTTAIAVLFHSLLDPNFGVIKEIGPWFGIDPNILGSSTGALLTVAFVGGWQFMPFHTLIYQGGTRQIPQVLYQAAAIDGAGPVRQFFSITLPQLRNTITTSSVLMIVGSLTYFDTVLIMTKGGPGTDTTIVPYLMYRTGFQSYDLGYASAIATALVVVATALSLLMVKFSGFGSMRSTREGM; this comes from the coding sequence ATGACAGAAGTTTCCACACCGCTCGAGAAGCAGCGGAGCAGGGCGGCGGCCGCCACGAAGCGCGGCCGCCGCACTGCGGCGGGACAGGGCTTCGGCCGTCCCTCCGTCACCTGGGCGCTGCCCGGCATCATCTTCTTCGGGCTCTTCGCGATCGTGCCGATGGCACTGGCCGTCTATCTGTCCTTCTGCTCCTGGGACGGCCTCACCTCGCCGACACTCGTCGGCCTCGACAACTGGACGCGGCTGTTCAAGGACCCGGAGTTCCGCCAGGCCGGCTGGCTCAGCCTGCTGCTGACCGTCATCAGCTGGGCCTTCCAGACACCCATCGCGCTGATGCTGGGCGTATGGGCGGCCGGCCGGCAGCGCAACCGTGCCGTGCTCTCCGCGATCTTCTTCGTCCCCCTGCTGCTGTCCACCACGGCGATCGCGGTGCTCTTCCACTCGCTCCTCGACCCCAACTTCGGTGTGATCAAGGAGATCGGGCCCTGGTTCGGGATCGACCCCAACATCCTGGGCTCCTCCACCGGCGCCCTGCTCACCGTGGCCTTCGTCGGCGGCTGGCAGTTCATGCCGTTCCACACCCTGATCTACCAAGGCGGCACCCGGCAGATCCCGCAGGTGCTCTACCAGGCGGCCGCGATCGACGGGGCGGGACCGGTCCGGCAGTTCTTCTCGATCACCCTGCCGCAACTGCGCAACACCATCACCACCTCGTCGGTGCTGATGATCGTCGGCTCGCTGACGTACTTCGACACCGTGCTCATCATGACCAAGGGCGGACCCGGTACCGACACCACGATCGTGCCCTACCTGATGTACCGCACCGGTTTCCAGAGCTACGACCTCGGCTATGCCAGCGCCATCGCCACGGCGCTCGTCGTGGTGGCGACCGCCCTGTCCCTGCTGATGGTGAAGTTCAGCGGATTCGGGTCCATGCGCTCCACCAGGGAAGGGATGTGA
- a CDS encoding carbohydrate ABC transporter permease: MSAQLNTARPVRRTRRRRPKGNPLVGLGALAWLVIVLVPLYTLLSSSLTRQEQALSGNPLAFPTDPTLENYNTVLSSGFFTLLFNTAVVAVATVAIVLALSVPLAYVAVRTRSRLSSMAFRTFLLGVAIPAQAVVVPLYLLIAEMGLYDSLAAVILPTAAFSMPVAVLVLTSTLRDISEELYEAMGLDGATPLRMLWQLAVPMSRAGISTVAIFSALQAWNGFLFPLILTQSEEQRVLTLGLFNFMGQFGLNVPALLAAVVLSVIPIFTVYLFARRALVNGLMGVGGK, from the coding sequence GTGTCCGCACAGCTGAACACCGCAAGGCCCGTGCGGAGGACCCGCCGGCGCCGGCCGAAGGGCAACCCGCTCGTCGGTCTGGGAGCACTGGCCTGGCTCGTCATCGTGCTGGTGCCGCTCTACACCCTGCTCTCCTCCTCGCTGACCCGGCAGGAGCAGGCGCTCAGCGGCAACCCGCTGGCCTTCCCCACCGATCCCACGCTCGAGAATTACAACACCGTCCTCAGCAGCGGCTTCTTCACCCTGCTGTTCAACACCGCCGTCGTGGCCGTCGCCACGGTCGCCATCGTGCTCGCGCTCTCCGTCCCGCTCGCCTACGTGGCCGTGCGCACCAGGAGCCGGCTGTCGTCGATGGCCTTCCGGACCTTCCTGCTGGGCGTCGCCATCCCCGCCCAGGCCGTCGTCGTGCCGCTGTACCTGCTCATCGCCGAGATGGGCCTGTACGACTCGCTGGCAGCGGTGATCCTGCCGACGGCCGCGTTCTCGATGCCGGTCGCCGTGCTCGTGCTCACCTCCACCCTCCGTGACATCTCGGAGGAGCTGTACGAGGCGATGGGCCTGGACGGCGCCACACCGCTGCGCATGCTGTGGCAGCTCGCGGTGCCGATGTCGCGGGCGGGCATCAGCACCGTCGCGATCTTCTCCGCACTGCAGGCGTGGAACGGCTTCCTGTTCCCGCTGATCCTCACCCAGTCGGAGGAGCAGCGTGTGCTGACCCTGGGCCTGTTCAACTTCATGGGCCAGTTCGGGCTCAACGTCCCCGCCCTGCTCGCGGCCGTCGTGCTGTCCGTGATCCCCATCTTCACGGTCTATCTCTTCGCCAGGCGCGCCCTGGTCAACGGCCTGATGGGCGTCGGCGGCAAGTAG